One Ricinus communis isolate WT05 ecotype wild-type chromosome 1, ASM1957865v1, whole genome shotgun sequence DNA window includes the following coding sequences:
- the LOC8284120 gene encoding L-type lectin-domain containing receptor kinase SIT2 isoform X3: protein MAALFISLSILFTLFVHSKPLAFAQEADQFIYNGFNGANLSLNGAANIHPNGLLELTNTSHQQIGHAFFPFPLHFNSSLSNNSRTSLVSFSTNFVFAMVPESPGLDGHGLAFAISPSLEFKGAIATQYLGLFNSTTIGLSSNHLLAIELDTVKNPEFGDIDGNHVGVDVNNLTSIQSVSASYFSETEEKNKSLELTSGRPMQMWIDYDEMEKLLNVTLAPIERMKPEKPLLSTNIDLSALLLESMYVGFSASTGSVSSNHYILGWSFNRSGQAQSLDPSKLPSLPQERKSRGKLAMKIMLPLVIVIVLLMTISATIYIMRKRYEEIREDWEQQYGPQRFSYKDLYKATKGFKDKELLGCGGFGKVYRGTLPSSNVEVAVKKVSHDSRQGMKEFVAEIASMGRLRHRNLVQLLGYCRRKGELFLVYDHMPNGSLDKFLFSNEKPNIDWVRRYQIIKGVASALYYLHEEWEQVVLHRDVKASNVLLDADLNGRLGDFGLAKLYDHGSTPQTTHVVGTLGYLAPELTTTGKATTSSDVFAFGIFMLEVACGRKPVKSERPPEEVILVDWVLECWERGNILGTIDPRLEDSYVAEETELVLKLGLLSTQRIPTARPTIRQVMQYLDGNATLPQISLYNAGKDQKGLNKLKFSISISIIHPRLQHIMKAVMLVFNPREGAQLVEGFCGAQLSDHCCSC from the exons ATGGCAGCATTATTTATATCACTAAGTATTTTGTTTACTCTTTTTGTGCACTCAAAACCCTTGGCTTTTGCTCAAGAAGCAGATCAGTTCATCTACAATGGATTCAATGGAGCTAATCTCAGCCTCAATGGGGCTGCAAATATTCATCCTAATGGCCTGCTAGAGCTTACAAACACTTCACATCAGCAGATTGGTCATGCTTTCTTCCCGTTTCCTTTGCATTTCAACTCATCTCTGTCTAACAATTCTCGAACATCATTAGTCTCATTTTCTACCAATTTTGTGTTTGCCATGGTTCCTGAATCACCTGGTCTTGATGGCCATGGTTTGGCCTTTGCTATTTCACCATCTTTAGAGTTCAAAGGGGCTATAGCAACTCAATATCTTGGACTCTTTAACTCTACAACAATTGGTTTATCTTCAAATCACTTACTTGCCATTGAGTTAGATACTGTAAAAAACCCTGAATTTGGAGATATTGATGGCAACCATGTTGGAGTAGATGTCAACAATTTGACATCCATCCAATCGGTTTCGGCGTCCTACTTTTCGGAAActgaagagaaaaataagagctTGGAGCTCACTAGTGGGAGACCAATGCAGATGTGGATAGACTATGATGAAATGGAGAAGCTACTCAATGTAACTCTAGCTCCTATAGAAAGAATGAAGCCAGAAAAGCCTCTGTTGTCAACAAATATTGATCTTTCTGCACTGCTCTTGGAATCCATGTATGTTGGTTTCTCTGCATCCACAGGCTCAGTCTCAAGTAATCATTACATTCTTGGATGGAGCTTCAACAGAAGTGGGCAAGCACAAAGCCTTGACCCTTCAAAGCTTCCTTCACTTcctcaagaaagaaaatcaagagGTAAACTAGCAATGAAAATTATGCTTCCATTGGTAATAGTGATTGTTTTGCTCATGACTATCTCTGCaactatttatataatgaGGAAGAGATATGAAGAGATACGTGAAGATTGGGAACAGCAGTATGGTCCTCAGAGATTCTCCTATAAGGATCTTTACAAAGCAACCAAAGGTTTCAAAGACAAAGAGCTTCTAGGATGCGGAGGTTTCGGAAAGGTTTATAGAGGAACTTTACCTTCTTCCAATGTGGAAGTTGCAGTCAAGAAAGTCTCACATGATTCAAGACAAGGAATGAAGGAATTTGTAGCAGAAATAGCCAGCATGGGAAGGTTAAGGCACAGGAACCTGGTTCAGCTGCTAGGCTATTGCCGGCGAAAGGGGGAGCTTTTCTTGGTGTAtgatcatatgcccaatggaAGCCTTGATAAGTTCTTATTTAGCAATGAAAAACCTAACATCGACTGGGTTCGACGATATCAGATTATTAAAGGAGTAGCATCTGCTCTCTACTATCTTCATGAAGAGTGGGAACAAGTTGTTCTGCATAGAGATGTGAAAGCTAGTAATGTTTTATTAGATGCTGACCTTAATGGGCGATTAGGAGATTTTGGACTTGCTAAGTTGTATGATCATGGATCAACTCCTCAAACAACTCATGTGGTTGGAACATTGGGATATCTTGCTCCTGAACTCACTACAACAGGAAAGGCTACTACTAGCAGTGATGTTTTTGCATTTGGGATCTTTATGCTTGAAGTAGCATGTGGAAGGAAGCCTGTAAAGTCAGAAAGACCACCTGAGGAAGTGATATTGGTAGATTGGGTTCTTGAATGTTGGGAAAGAGGGAACATTCTTGGGACTATTGATCCTAGATTGGAAGACAGCTATGTGGCGGAAGAAACTGAGTTGGTTTTGAAGCTAGGCCTGCTTAGCACACAGCGGATACCAACGGCTAGGCCTACAATTAGGCAAGTGATGCAATATTTGGATGGAAATGCTACATTGCCTCAGATATCTTTGTACAATGCAG GAAAAGATCAAAAGGGCTTGAATAAGCTTAAATTCAGTATCAGTATCTCGATTATCCATCCCAGACTG CAGCATATAATGAAGGCAGTCATGCTGGTTTTCAACCCTAGGGAAGGAGCACAGTTGGTGGAAGGATTCTGCGGTGCCCAGCTCTCGGATCATTGTTGCAGTTGTTGA
- the LOC8284120 gene encoding L-type lectin-domain containing receptor kinase SIT2 isoform X4 has translation MAALFISLSILFTLFVHSKPLAFAQEADQFIYNGFNGANLSLNGAANIHPNGLLELTNTSHQQIGHAFFPFPLHFNSSLSNNSRTSLVSFSTNFVFAMVPESPGLDGHGLAFAISPSLEFKGAIATQYLGLFNSTTIGLSSNHLLAIELDTVKNPEFGDIDGNHVGVDVNNLTSIQSVSASYFSETEEKNKSLELTSGRPMQMWIDYDEMEKLLNVTLAPIERMKPEKPLLSTNIDLSALLLESMYVGFSASTGSVSSNHYILGWSFNRSGQAQSLDPSKLPSLPQERKSRGKLAMKIMLPLVIVIVLLMTISATIYIMRKRYEEIREDWEQQYGPQRFSYKDLYKATKGFKDKELLGCGGFGKVYRGTLPSSNVEVAVKKVSHDSRQGMKEFVAEIASMGRLRHRNLVQLLGYCRRKGELFLVYDHMPNGSLDKFLFSNEKPNIDWVRRYQIIKGVASALYYLHEEWEQVVLHRDVKASNVLLDADLNGRLGDFGLAKLYDHGSTPQTTHVVGTLGYLAPELTTTGKATTSSDVFAFGIFMLEVACGRKPVKSERPPEEVILVDWVLECWERGNILGTIDPRLEDSYVAEETELVLKLGLLSTQRIPTARPTIRQVMQYLDGNATLPQISLYNAGKDQKGLNKLKFSISISIIHPRLHIMKAVMLVFNPREGAQLVEGFCGAQLSDHCCSC, from the exons ATGGCAGCATTATTTATATCACTAAGTATTTTGTTTACTCTTTTTGTGCACTCAAAACCCTTGGCTTTTGCTCAAGAAGCAGATCAGTTCATCTACAATGGATTCAATGGAGCTAATCTCAGCCTCAATGGGGCTGCAAATATTCATCCTAATGGCCTGCTAGAGCTTACAAACACTTCACATCAGCAGATTGGTCATGCTTTCTTCCCGTTTCCTTTGCATTTCAACTCATCTCTGTCTAACAATTCTCGAACATCATTAGTCTCATTTTCTACCAATTTTGTGTTTGCCATGGTTCCTGAATCACCTGGTCTTGATGGCCATGGTTTGGCCTTTGCTATTTCACCATCTTTAGAGTTCAAAGGGGCTATAGCAACTCAATATCTTGGACTCTTTAACTCTACAACAATTGGTTTATCTTCAAATCACTTACTTGCCATTGAGTTAGATACTGTAAAAAACCCTGAATTTGGAGATATTGATGGCAACCATGTTGGAGTAGATGTCAACAATTTGACATCCATCCAATCGGTTTCGGCGTCCTACTTTTCGGAAActgaagagaaaaataagagctTGGAGCTCACTAGTGGGAGACCAATGCAGATGTGGATAGACTATGATGAAATGGAGAAGCTACTCAATGTAACTCTAGCTCCTATAGAAAGAATGAAGCCAGAAAAGCCTCTGTTGTCAACAAATATTGATCTTTCTGCACTGCTCTTGGAATCCATGTATGTTGGTTTCTCTGCATCCACAGGCTCAGTCTCAAGTAATCATTACATTCTTGGATGGAGCTTCAACAGAAGTGGGCAAGCACAAAGCCTTGACCCTTCAAAGCTTCCTTCACTTcctcaagaaagaaaatcaagagGTAAACTAGCAATGAAAATTATGCTTCCATTGGTAATAGTGATTGTTTTGCTCATGACTATCTCTGCaactatttatataatgaGGAAGAGATATGAAGAGATACGTGAAGATTGGGAACAGCAGTATGGTCCTCAGAGATTCTCCTATAAGGATCTTTACAAAGCAACCAAAGGTTTCAAAGACAAAGAGCTTCTAGGATGCGGAGGTTTCGGAAAGGTTTATAGAGGAACTTTACCTTCTTCCAATGTGGAAGTTGCAGTCAAGAAAGTCTCACATGATTCAAGACAAGGAATGAAGGAATTTGTAGCAGAAATAGCCAGCATGGGAAGGTTAAGGCACAGGAACCTGGTTCAGCTGCTAGGCTATTGCCGGCGAAAGGGGGAGCTTTTCTTGGTGTAtgatcatatgcccaatggaAGCCTTGATAAGTTCTTATTTAGCAATGAAAAACCTAACATCGACTGGGTTCGACGATATCAGATTATTAAAGGAGTAGCATCTGCTCTCTACTATCTTCATGAAGAGTGGGAACAAGTTGTTCTGCATAGAGATGTGAAAGCTAGTAATGTTTTATTAGATGCTGACCTTAATGGGCGATTAGGAGATTTTGGACTTGCTAAGTTGTATGATCATGGATCAACTCCTCAAACAACTCATGTGGTTGGAACATTGGGATATCTTGCTCCTGAACTCACTACAACAGGAAAGGCTACTACTAGCAGTGATGTTTTTGCATTTGGGATCTTTATGCTTGAAGTAGCATGTGGAAGGAAGCCTGTAAAGTCAGAAAGACCACCTGAGGAAGTGATATTGGTAGATTGGGTTCTTGAATGTTGGGAAAGAGGGAACATTCTTGGGACTATTGATCCTAGATTGGAAGACAGCTATGTGGCGGAAGAAACTGAGTTGGTTTTGAAGCTAGGCCTGCTTAGCACACAGCGGATACCAACGGCTAGGCCTACAATTAGGCAAGTGATGCAATATTTGGATGGAAATGCTACATTGCCTCAGATATCTTTGTACAATGCAG GAAAAGATCAAAAGGGCTTGAATAAGCTTAAATTCAGTATCAGTATCTCGATTATCCATCCCAGACTG CATATAATGAAGGCAGTCATGCTGGTTTTCAACCCTAGGGAAGGAGCACAGTTGGTGGAAGGATTCTGCGGTGCCCAGCTCTCGGATCATTGTTGCAGTTGTTGA